In the Bacteroidota bacterium genome, one interval contains:
- the gcvH gene encoding glycine cleavage system protein GcvH: MNLPQDLKFTKDHEWLRVEGNTGIVGITDFAQGELGDVVYVEIETKGETLKKGESFGTVEAVKTVSDLYMPVSGQVLEVNEALESTPEAVNKDPYGEGWMIKISIENPEETKELLSADDYQKLIAK; the protein is encoded by the coding sequence ATGAATTTACCTCAAGATTTAAAATTTACAAAAGACCATGAATGGCTTAGAGTTGAAGGGAATACCGGCATAGTAGGCATCACTGATTTTGCTCAGGGCGAATTGGGCGATGTGGTTTATGTTGAAATTGAAACAAAGGGAGAAACCCTTAAAAAAGGCGAATCCTTTGGAACAGTCGAAGCCGTTAAGACGGTATCAGACCTTTACATGCCTGTTTCAGGCCAGGTATTGGAAGTAAATGAAGCCCTTGAATCTACTCCTGAAGCAGTAAATAAAGATCCTTACGGAGAAGGTTGGATGATCAAGATTTCTATTGAAAATCCTGAAGAAACTAAGGAACTGTTAAGTGCAGATGATTATCAGAAATTAATCGCCAAATAA